In Rhodamnia argentea isolate NSW1041297 chromosome 11, ASM2092103v1, whole genome shotgun sequence, one genomic interval encodes:
- the LOC115747314 gene encoding uncharacterized protein LOC115747314, with protein sequence MVTISATPATISRQPSTPTPESLSDIVDMTKLTQSDLLALSLRSSSAGDPHLPDELLLPKIDRSIFNESAGSRRQTYSRPPKPQSPATAATSSTMTGHHHRNRLPGLLPTPKPPPVSADNPERHENRMIISYLKHFISQNPNPNFGHIDLTPPSLPAPVVPARESMNWMSFGSERKRKRGRKPKVKVDVEGSDMGLEIVNRNGAMVDIESLASAVDPYGEELRKRTEGLATEEELLGFMRDLGGQWGSRRKRRKIVDACVLGDALPVGWKLLLGLKRKEGRASVFCRRYISPSGQQFISCKEVSSYLRAHFGLEDAWRPASQRSNDIQHDFKHASVTYKDDSQCPGIVSRMNKPISSLSNEHGQEVNLLEIDNLADVQIHDLFECHKCNMSFDEKDAYLQHLLSFHQRTTRRYRLGSSVGDGVIMKDGKYECQFCHKVFEERRRYNGHVGIHVRNYVRRVEDMPGQGVLQQKIESSSRDVLPLKISKMDALIEIAQSSILETSPIVDDHKLSDICRHDGLHEKKVDAVTESNAGPLVDFGPSVGELKIEENSSEETVEPESTDKDGQNMIAHEKDKFDDSSDVVDVNICSNFDTAIESLSNEENCHTSETTGGKDDHAFAVQANSDKCGILQEKGPESSLIILNDNNSIANSKNAESLACTSNVDPPETDGKELESTLVSSKNEASDHVIKTMQQIFESTFDEDEAPDSVSKEESGPHAAEQRNDDLAAFEEMRYDEEETMKYDFVTAEDPLTDVPVDMPNNADIEQQYVSPVRFGPEEVMLDVVARHQLTTACMWCGVEFKHDAVDSELPSESVGFMCPTCKAKISGQLNLLDSGFAST encoded by the exons atggTGACGATTTCCGCCACTCCGGCGACCATCTCCCGACAGCCGTCAACCCCAACTCCTGAATCTCTCTCTGACATTGTTGACATGACCAAGTTGACCCAATCTGACCTCCTGGCCCTCTCCCTCCGCTCCTCCTCCGCCGGCGACCCCCACCTCCCCGATGAACTCCTCCTCCCAAAGATCGATCGCTCTATCTTCAACGAGAGCGCCGGCTCCCGCCGCCAGACTTACTCTCGTCCCCCAAAGCCCCAATCCCCCGCCACCGCCGCTACTTCCTCCACCATGACCGGTCACCACCATCGGAACCGCCTCCCCGGTCTTCTCCCAACTCCGAAACCCCCTCCAGTCTCCGCCGACAATCCGGAACGCCACGAAAACAGAATGATCATCAGCTATctcaagcatttcatttctcaaAACCCTAATCCTAATTTCGGTCACATTGATCTGACCCCTCCCTCTCTGCCCGCACCAGTAGTCCCCGCGAGGGAGTCAATGAACTGGATGAGTTTCGGGAGCGAGAGGAAGcggaagagaggaagaaagccGAAGGTGAAGGTGGATGTGGAGGGAAGTGACATGGGGTTAGAAATTGTGAACAGGAATGGAGCGATGGTTGACATTGAGTCATTGGCGAGTGCTGTTGATCCTTATGGCGAGGAATTGAGGAAAAGGACGGAAGGTTTGGCGACAGAGGAGGAGTTGCTAGGGTTTATGAGGGATTTGGGAGGGCAATGGGGCAGTAGGAGGAAAAGGAGGAAGATTGTCGATGCATGTGTCTTAGGAGATGCGTTGCCAGTTGGGTGGAAGCTCTTGCTTGGCCTCAAGAGAAAGGAGGGACGCGCTTCAGTGTTTTGCCGTCGATATATAAG CCCAAGTGGACAACAATTCATATCATGCAAGGAGGTTTCTTCTTACCTTCGTGCCCACTTTGGGCTTGAAGATGCGTGGAGGCCAGCGAGTCAAAGAAGCAATGATATTCAGCATGATTTCAAA CATGCAAGCGTTACCTATAAAGATGATAGCCAATGCCCTGGTATCGTTAGCAGAATGAATAAGCCTATTTCGTCTCTGTCAAACGAGCATGGCCAGGAGGTTAATTTGCTTGAAATTGACAATTTGGCGGATGTCCAAATACACGACCTTTTCGAATGTCATAAATGCAACATGAGTTTTGATGAGAAGGATGCATACCTGCAACATCTGCTATCCTTCCACCAAAGGACAACAAGGAGGTATAGGCTTGGTTCATCTGTAGGAGATGGAGTAATAATGAAAGATGGAAAATATGAATGCCAATTCTGCCATAAGGTATTCGAGGAAAGGCGTCGATATAATGGTCATGTGGGAATCCATGTGAGAAACTATGTTAGAAGAGTGGAAGATATGCCTGGACAGGGGGTTCTTCAGCAGAAAATTGAGTCTTCAAGCAGGGATGTTCTACCTTTGAAGATCTCTAAAATGGATGCTCTCATTGAAATTGCACAGAGTTCAATTCTTGAAACTTCTCCCATTGTAGATGATCATAAACTGTCTGATATTTGTCGTCATGATGGACTTCATGAGAAGAAAGTTGATGCTGTAACAGAAAGTAATGCTGGCCCTCTGGTGGACTTTGGTCCTTCTGTTGGTGAactgaaaatagaagaaaactcCAGTGAGGAAACTGTGGAACCAGAGTCAACTGATAAAGATGGTCAGAATATGATTGCTCATGAGAAAGATAAGTTCGATGACTCCAGCGATGTTGTGGATGTCAACATATGCTCTAATTTTGATACTGCAATTGAATCATTATCTAATGAAGAAAATTGTCACACATCTGAGACAACTGGTGGAAAAGACGATCATGCATTTGCAGTTCAAGCAAATAGCGATAAATGTGGTATTTTGCAGGAAAAAGGACCTGAAAGTTCTTTGATCATACTGAATGATAACAATAGTATTGCAAATAGTAAAAATGCTGAAAGTTTGGCCTGCACTAGCAACGTAGACCCACCCGAGACTGATGGGAAAGAGCTAGAAAGTACATTGGTAAGCAGCAAAAATGAAGCCAGCGATCATGTGATCAAGACAATGCAGCAGATATTTGAGAGTACCTTTGATGAAGACGAAGCTCCTGATTCAGTCTCCAAG GAGGAGAGTGGTCCACATGCTGCTGAACAGAGAAATGACGACCTCGCAGCATTTGAGGAAATGAGATATGATGAAGAGGAAACTATGAAATATGATTTTGTAACAGCAGAAGATCCCTTGACAGATGTCCCAGTGGATATGCCAAATAATGCTGACATAGAGCAGCAGTATGTTTCTCCTGTTCGGTTTGGGCCAGAAGAAGTGATGTTAGATGTGGTTGCAAGACATCAGCTTACTACTGCTTGTATGTGGTGTGGGGTAGAGTTTAAGCATGATGCTGTCGATTCTGAATTGCCATCAGAGTCGGTTGGTTTTATGTGCCCAACCTGCAAAGCTAAAATCTCTGGGCAACTCAATCTGCTGGACAGTGGTTTTGCCTCGACCTGA
- the LOC115747372 gene encoding 7-deoxyloganetin glucosyltransferase-like: MGSAARDKPHAVVIPFPAQGHINPILQLAKILLHRGFHITFVHTEYNHKRLLKSRGPTSLHGLPSFRFETIPDGLPASASDDDVTQHIPSLCESTSKNCLAPFVNLLGRLNDRSVDDAEVPKVSCVIADGAMSFALDAAEKIGVPGVLFWTPSGCGALAYTQYRMLREKGLFPLKDASYLTNGFLDTNIDWIPGMKNIRLRDLPSFIRTTDANDVMVNYIMREIERTHKASAVILNTFHCLEKDVLMAFSSIYPNLYTIGPIHLLLNKIEDGDSCCVGSNLWKEDPACLGWLDSQEPDSVLYINFGSIAVITREQLIEFAWGLANSKKPFLWITRPDLVAGDTAVLPSEFLAETKGRGMLAGWCPQEQVLRHHSVGGFLTHCGWNSMLESICGGVPVLCWPFFAEQQTNCFYSESEWGIGMEIDNDVKRDEVEKLVRELMDGEKGKAMKKKAMEWKKKAEEATEPGGSSYENLETLLSRVLLKKLND; encoded by the exons atgggttcgGCCGCAAGAGATAAGCCTCATGCAGTGGTCATCCCCTTCCCGGCACAGGGTCACATAAACCCTATTCTGCAGCTCGCCAAGATCCTCCTCCACCGCGGCTTCCACATCACGTTCGTGCACACCGAGTACAATCACAAGCGCTTGCTCAAGTCCAGAGGCCCGACCTCCCTCCATGGCTTGCCTAGTTTTCGCTTCGAAACGATCCCCGATGGCCTCCCCGCGAGCGCTTCTGATGATGACGTCACTCAACACATACCTTCTCTCTGTGAATCCACTTCCAAGAATTGCTTGGCTCCATTTGTGAACCTCCTCGGGAGGCTCAACGACAGGTCTGTTGATGATGCCGAGGTTCCAAAGGTGAGCTGTGTGATCGCGGACGGCGCCATGTCGTTTGCGCTCGATGCTGCGGAGAAGATTGGAGTGCCTGGTGTGCTGTTCTGGACTCCCAGCGGTTGTGGGGCTTTGGCGTATACTCAGTACCGTATGCTCCGAGAAAAAGGGCTGTTCCCTCTTAAAG ATGCAAGTTATCTGACAAATGGCTTCTTAGACACCAACATAGACTGGATTCCTGGTATGAAAAACATTCGTCTGCGAGATCTTCCCAGCTTCATTAGGACAACTGATGCTAACGATGTCATGGTCAACTACATCAtgagagaaattgaaagaaCGCACAAGGCCTCAGCAGTCATCCTCAACACATTCCATTGCTTAGAAAAGGATGTTCTAATGGCTTTCTCTTCCATATATCCGAATCTTTACACAATCGGTCCGATCCACTTACTTCTCAATAAAATCGAAGACGGCGACTCATGTTGCGTAGGCTCAAATTTGTGGAAAGAAGATCCTGCTTGTTTAGGGTGGCTAGATTCGCAAGAACCCGATTCGGTGttgtacataaattttgggAGCATTGCCGTGATAACGAGGGAGCAACTCATCGAGTTTGCATGGGGACTGGCTAACAGCAAAAAACCCTTCTTGTGGATAACAAGGCCCGACCTTGTTGCGGGTGACACAGCGGTTCTGCCCTCGGAGTTCCTAGCGGAAACGAAGGGAAGAGGAATGCTCGCGGGTTGGTGCCCACAAGAGCAAGTGTTGAGGCATCATTCGGTCGGCGGATTCCTGACGCATTGCGGGTGGAATTCAATGCTAGAGAGCATCTGCGGCGGAGTGCCAGTTCTGTGTTGGCCGTTCTTTGCAGAGCAGCAGACGAACTGCTTTTATAGCGAGAGCGAATGGGGAATCGGGATGGAGATCGATAACGATGTGAAACGAGACGAGGTCGAGAAGCTTGTGAGGGAGTTGATGGATGGAGAGAAAGGCAaagcgatgaagaagaaggccatgGAGTGGAAGAAGAAGGCTGAGGAAGCCACTGAGCCTGGTGGGTCTTCTTATGAAAACTTGGAGACGCTTTTGTCCCGAGTTCTTCTAAAGAAGCTGAACGattga
- the LOC115747347 gene encoding ABC transporter G family member 1-like, translated as MEIKAASSMMKTRMDTTSADGDYQCRVHEVELETYDPVERKEPGNDVTLTWEDVWVMVSNRSKGVIPILQGVTGYARPGELLAIMGPSGCGKSTLLDVLAGRLSSNTRQTGDILVNGHKQALAYGTSAYVMQDDVLITTLTVREAVYYTAQLQLPDAMPLSEKRERAETAIREMGLQDAIDTRIGGWGTKGLSGGQKRRVSICLEIVTRPKLLFLDEPTSGLDSAASYYVMSRIASLGQRDGIRRTIVASIHQPSSEVFQLFHNLCLLSSGRTVYFGPASAATDFFAWNGFPCPTLQNPSDHFLKTINKDFDVDIEQGVPGKVSTEEVINTLVKSFRSSPKCQEVLGEVAKINTQGHGAPVEKGSHAKFVTQCLVLTRRSSLNMCRDQGYYWLRFAIYITVACGLGTVYCNIGYTYGSIQARGSLLVFVASFLTFMAIGGFPSFVEDMKVFARERLNGHYGTGAFVIANTLSSIPYLLLISLIPGAIAYYLTGLQRDWEHFLYFAAVLFTCMLLVESLMMMVASIVPSYLMGIITGAGIQALMILGGGFFRLPNDLPPLFWKYPLYYIAFHRYSYEGLFKNEFEGLRFPSQADTKTSFISGEQVLTELWQMDMEYSKWVDLVVLVGMVILYRVLFSAIVKGSEVVKPALVACMSLTPDQTKQVLVNPSDNSVRGGG; from the exons ATGGAAATAAAAGCAGCTTCTTCGATGATGAAAACGAGAATGGATACAACAAGCGCTGATGGAGATTATCAGTGCAGAGTTCATGAGGTTGAGCTCGAAACTTATGATCCTGTTGAACGGAAAGAGCCAGGAAACGATGTTACTCTGACCTGGGAGGATGTGTGGGTGATGGTGTCCAACAGGAGTAAAGGGGTGATACCGATACTTCAAGGCGTCACCGGTTATGCCCGGCCAGGAGAGCTCTTGGCCATCATGGGGCCTTCTGGTTGTGGCAAGTCCACTCTCCTTGACGTACTCGCCG GGAGATTGAGCTCAAATACAAGGCAAACAGGAGACATTCTAGTCAATGGCCACAAACAAGCGCTGGCTTATGGAACTTCA GCTTATGTGATGCAAGACGACGTGTTGATAACAACGCTAACTGTGAGAGAAGCTGTTTACTACACAGCTCAGCTACAATTGCCAGACGCCATGCCACTATCCGAGAAGAGGGAAAGAGCAGAAACGGCAATAAGGGAAATGGGATTGCAAGATGCCATCGACACAAGAATTGGAGGCTGGGGAACCAAAGGACTAAGTGGTGGTCAAAAGAGAAGAGTTAGCATTTGCCTGGAAATTGTCACCCGCCCGAAGCTTCTCTTCCTCGACGAACCAACCAGTGGACTTGACAGCGCAGCATCCTATTATGTCATGAGTAGAATAGCCAGCTTGGGCCAAAGAGATGGAATCAGAAGAACTATAGTCGCATCAATTCATCAGCCCAGTAGTGAAGTCTTCCAGCTTTTCCACAATCTTTGCCTTCTCTCTTCAGGCAGAACAGTGTATTTTGGACCTGCTTCTGCAGCTACGGAT TTTTTCGCGTGGAATGGTTTCCCCTGCCCGACTCTCCAAAATCCATCAGATCACTTCCTGAAAACCATAAACAAGGATTTTGATGTG GATATTGAACAAGGTGTGCCCGGAAAAGTCTCCACAGAGGAAGTGATCAACACTCTTGTGAAATCATTCAGATCATCTCCAAAATGTCAAGAAGTTCTAGGAGAAGTAGCCAAGATTAATACACAA GGTCACGGAGCACCGGTGGAAAAGGGAAGCCATGCAAAATTTGTGACACAGTGTCTTGTTCTTACTAGAAGATCTTCGCTGAACATGTGCCGTGATCAAGGCTACTACTGGCTGCGTTTTGCCATTTATATAACTGTGGCCTGCGGTCTGGGAACCGTATACTGCAACATTGGATATACTTATGGCTCAATTCAG GCTAGAGGATCGCTCCTAGTTTTCGTTGCTTCATTCCTGACATTCATGGCGATCGGTGGCTTTCCTTCTTTCGTGGAGGACATGAAG GTATTTGCGCGAGAAAGATTAAACGGGCACTATGGAACTGGGGCATTCGTGATCGCGAACACGCTGTCCTCCATACCGTATTTGTTGCTGATCTCCCTGATCCCTGGAGCGATTGCATACTATCTCACGGGACTCCAGAGAGATTGGGAACACTTCTTGTACTTCGCCGCGGTGTTGTTCACTTGCATGCTGTTGGTGGAGAGCCTGATGATGATGGTGGCGAGCATCGTCCCGAGCTACCTGATGGGCATCATCACGGGGGCGGGAATCCAGGCGCTAATGATCTTAGGAGGAGGATTCTTCAGACTACCGAATGATCTGCCGCCTCTATTTTGGAAATACCCTTTGTATTACATTGCCTTTCACAGATATTCTTATGAGGGATTGTTCAAGAACGAGTTCGAGGGACTGAGATTTCCTAGTCAAGCTGATACCAAGACATCTTTCATCAGTGGCGAGCAGGTCCTGACAGAGTTATGGCAGATGGACATGGAGTATTCTAAGTGGGTTGATCTTGTAGTTTTGGTTGGGATGGTGATTTTGTATAGAGTCTTGTTCTCGGCCATTGTCAAGGGCAGCGAAGTGGTCAAGCCTGCCTTGGTCGCTTGCATGTCCTTAACTCCCGATCAAACCAAACAGGTCTTGGTGAATCCTTCTGATAACTCTGTACGCGGTGGTGGCTAG
- the LOC115747386 gene encoding polyadenylate-binding protein 2-like encodes MKDGDVEMSPVDSGEAELDDMKKRLKEMEDEAAALREMQAKVEREMGSVQDPANAAASQANKEEIDSRSVFVGNVDYACTPEEVQQHFQSCGTVNRVTIRTDKYGQPKGYAYVEFLEPEAVQEALLLNESELHGRQLKVTAKRTNVPGMKQHRPRRSNPFMGARFRSPYMPPFFPPYGYGKIPRFRASMRYSPYY; translated from the exons ATGAAGGACGGGGACGTAGAGATGTCTCCGGTTGACTCCGGCGAAGCG GAGCTGGACGACATGAAGAAGCGATTGAAGGAGATGGAGGATGAAGCCGCTGCTCTGCGCGAGATGCAGGCCAAAGtcgagagagagatgggttccGTCCAAG ATCCTGCTAATGCAGCTGCAAGTCAAGcaaataaagaagaaattgaTTCTCGATCAGTCTTTGTCGGCAAT GTGGACTACGCATGTACTCCTGAGGAAGTGCAGCAGCATTTTCAGTCCTGTGGGACAGTGAATAGAGTCACCATACGTACTGACAAGTATGGCCAACCAAAGGGATATGCTTATGTAGAATTCCTTGAGCCGGAGGCCGTTCAAGAAGCTCTCCTTCTGAATGAATCAGAACTTCATGGTCGTCAACTAAAG GTAACTGCGAAACGAACCAATGTACCTGGTATGAAGCAACATCGCCCTCGTCGGTCTAACCCTTTTATGGGAGCCCGGTTCAGGAGTCCTTACATGCCTCCATTTTTCCCTCCATACGGATATGG GAAAATTCCAAGGTTTAGAGCGTCAATGCGATACAGTCCCTACTACTGA